Proteins found in one Clostridium kluyveri DSM 555 genomic segment:
- a CDS encoding Hsp70 family protein: MYYDCHHNPVIGIDFGTTYSSVSKWDGKKAEIYGKMGEYAIPSVVYFKQGKFDVGNGALAKGIFYPENYISGIKGIIACGQETVLLDNREFTLKDICSVIFKYIYNNIKTTVPEDKFKCEGAVIALPCYFQDEQCNIIKEGAKLAGIELIGTIQEPVAAALAYGMYLPLNKKREENILVFDFGGGSLDITVLKVLEKKDEIQFNILASEGSESLGGMDFNGELYDYILKKENIDFSDYDHKITNLCRKNLMEQIVKAKEILSYDSEIAYIKLYNVPPGKFLDTTLTLEELNKCIKHHMISIKNMIEHVIVLSGIPIKDIHKIIKTGGSSKIKTVDSIIKDVLGEKETYEHMDYKEVVSNGAAIYAAYKTKNLLLNKQISIFTHCMEKSLYFIWMIDCSGSMNIDNRLDYVKEGMKCVISEIEGKCRLDNITLNFGVIKFSDTAVWNVEIGEKINDSIYEDMNPGGITSLGSAIDMVSSELNKINIDYRTLTPVIFLITDGMPTDNYEGAVERLLVNSVGKNSYKDVIVLGGDVCEEHMCKFVDDISRKPKIVLQKEHIIESICSQAISGVEYVKDKFMEKYSQCIESPGKKIKGGLLLKTSENK, encoded by the coding sequence TTGTATTATGATTGTCACCATAATCCAGTTATAGGTATCGATTTTGGAACCACATACAGTTCTGTATCAAAATGGGATGGAAAAAAAGCAGAGATATATGGAAAAATGGGGGAATATGCAATACCCTCTGTAGTTTATTTTAAGCAGGGGAAATTTGATGTGGGCAATGGGGCTCTGGCAAAAGGAATATTTTATCCTGAAAATTATATTTCGGGTATTAAAGGAATCATAGCCTGTGGGCAGGAAACTGTACTTTTAGATAATAGGGAATTTACATTAAAAGATATATGTTCTGTTATTTTTAAATATATTTATAATAATATCAAAACTACTGTACCAGAAGATAAGTTTAAATGTGAAGGGGCAGTTATTGCATTACCCTGCTATTTTCAGGATGAGCAGTGTAATATCATAAAAGAAGGGGCAAAATTGGCAGGCATTGAACTTATTGGAACAATCCAGGAGCCTGTGGCAGCAGCCCTGGCTTATGGAATGTACTTACCTTTAAATAAAAAAAGAGAAGAAAATATACTTGTGTTTGATTTTGGGGGAGGAAGTCTTGATATAACAGTTCTTAAAGTTTTAGAGAAAAAAGATGAAATCCAGTTCAATATATTGGCTTCAGAAGGAAGTGAAAGTCTAGGGGGAATGGATTTTAACGGGGAACTTTATGATTATATACTCAAAAAAGAAAACATTGACTTTAGTGATTATGACCATAAAATCACCAATCTATGTAGAAAAAATTTAATGGAACAGATAGTTAAGGCAAAAGAAATACTTTCCTATGATAGTGAAATAGCATATATAAAGCTTTATAATGTACCACCGGGAAAATTTTTAGACACAACCCTCACATTAGAAGAATTAAATAAATGTATTAAACACCATATGATATCCATAAAAAATATGATTGAACATGTCATTGTTTTATCAGGAATTCCCATAAAGGATATTCATAAAATAATTAAGACAGGGGGCTCCAGTAAAATTAAAACAGTAGACAGTATTATAAAAGATGTCTTAGGAGAAAAAGAAACCTATGAACATATGGATTACAAGGAGGTTGTATCAAATGGGGCAGCTATTTACGCTGCTTATAAGACAAAGAACTTGTTACTAAACAAACAAATTTCCATTTTTACGCACTGTATGGAAAAATCTCTTTATTTTATATGGATGATTGACTGTTCAGGATCTATGAATATTGATAATAGGCTGGATTATGTAAAAGAGGGGATGAAGTGTGTAATATCAGAAATAGAAGGAAAATGCAGATTGGATAATATCACTTTGAATTTTGGTGTTATAAAATTTTCTGATACTGCTGTATGGAATGTAGAAATAGGAGAAAAAATAAATGACAGTATTTATGAGGATATGAATCCAGGGGGAATAACTTCTCTTGGCAGTGCAATTGACATGGTTTCTAGTGAGTTAAATAAGATTAACATTGATTATAGAACTTTAACGCCAGTAATATTTCTAATAACTGATGGAATGCCCACAGATAACTATGAGGGAGCAGTAGAAAGGTTACTGGTTAACTCTGTGGGAAAGAATTCTTATAAGGATGTTATTGTATTAGGCGGGGATGTTTGTGAAGAGCATATGTGTAAATTTGTTGATGACATATCGAGAAAACCTAAAATAGTATTACAAAAAGAACATATAATTGAGAGCATATGTTCTCAGGCCATAAGCGGTGTAGAATATGTAAAGGATAAATTCATGGAGAAATATAGTCAGTGTATAGAATCTCCGGGTAAGAAAATAAAGGGAGGACTTTTACTTAAAACATCTGAAAATAAATAA
- a CDS encoding Hsp70 family protein: MPYDSQNRPVIGIDLGTTFSSISFWTGQGVQTYSPRGSNVFQSVVYFDERSKEFIYDTVAFNSGIFEPSNVCIGVKRLMDNKDIKIKFGDRQFSPIDISAMILKYMYKSVQDMFPEGVYNASGVVVTVPYYFKANQLENTSQAAKKAGLNLVGIIQEPIAAALAYGCLHSSDNIKREETILIFDLGGGTFDLTIFRVKEDSENLIFEVLGIGGDDRLGGMDFDNALLKHIIQAEGIDFQSESNERLRKRGKQALMAEAIKAKETLSFTDSAYMAVLNVIPGVNVDRNFTRDEFQEIMEGYYERIRNIIKNTLNRANVTPEDINKVIKVGGSSKIPMFDSLLNDIVGKGKIYSDIDPSLCVSQGAAIYAAYLTSNLNTRKKIIIIPVTAHALGVEDAKGKFVVLIHENRKTPARKTLTFYTDQDNCTDVDVQVYQGNRRIAKENAHIGTVHVSGLIPAPKRTLEINITFEVKENQIVIVTVAQKESKIKKTEVLRLY, encoded by the coding sequence ATGCCTTATGACAGCCAAAATAGACCGGTAATTGGAATTGACCTTGGAACAACTTTCAGTTCTATTTCATTTTGGACAGGGCAGGGGGTTCAGACATATTCTCCAAGAGGGAGTAATGTTTTTCAATCAGTAGTCTATTTTGATGAAAGAAGCAAGGAATTCATCTATGATACGGTGGCCTTTAACAGCGGAATTTTTGAACCTTCAAATGTTTGTATTGGTGTAAAAAGATTAATGGATAATAAAGATATAAAGATAAAATTTGGGGATAGACAATTTTCACCTATAGATATTTCTGCCATGATACTAAAATATATGTATAAAAGTGTACAGGATATGTTTCCAGAAGGAGTGTATAATGCCTCTGGAGTTGTAGTTACTGTGCCTTATTATTTTAAAGCCAATCAACTGGAAAATACTTCACAGGCGGCTAAAAAAGCAGGATTGAATCTTGTAGGTATAATTCAGGAACCCATAGCTGCTGCCCTGGCATATGGATGTCTTCACAGTAGTGATAATATCAAAAGAGAAGAAACAATACTTATTTTTGATTTAGGTGGAGGAACTTTTGATCTGACAATTTTCAGGGTAAAAGAAGACAGTGAAAATTTGATTTTTGAAGTACTTGGAATCGGAGGAGATGACAGGCTGGGAGGTATGGATTTTGATAATGCTCTTTTAAAACATATTATACAAGCTGAAGGAATTGATTTTCAATCAGAATCCAATGAAAGGTTGAGAAAAAGGGGGAAACAGGCACTTATGGCAGAAGCTATAAAAGCCAAGGAAACATTGAGCTTTACAGATAGTGCCTATATGGCAGTACTCAATGTCATACCCGGAGTAAATGTAGATAGAAATTTTACAAGAGATGAATTTCAAGAGATTATGGAGGGCTATTATGAAAGGATAAGGAATATAATTAAAAATACGCTAAATAGGGCTAATGTGACGCCAGAGGATATCAATAAGGTTATCAAAGTTGGCGGCTCCAGTAAAATTCCTATGTTTGACAGCTTGCTAAATGATATAGTTGGAAAAGGCAAGATTTATTCAGACATTGATCCAAGTCTGTGTGTTTCTCAAGGGGCAGCCATATATGCAGCATACCTTACCAGCAATTTAAATACCAGAAAGAAAATAATCATTATTCCTGTAACTGCCCATGCCCTGGGGGTTGAAGATGCTAAAGGTAAATTTGTAGTGCTCATTCATGAAAATAGAAAAACGCCTGCCAGAAAAACTCTTACTTTTTATACAGATCAGGACAATTGTACAGATGTAGATGTACAAGTTTATCAGGGAAATCGTAGGATTGCAAAAGAAAATGCCCATATAGGTACAGTACATGTCTCAGGTCTTATTCCAGCACCTAAGCGCACTCTTGAGATAAATATAACCTTTGAAGTGAAGGAAAATCAAATTGTTATTGTAACTGTGGCGCAAAAGGAAAGTAAAATAAAAAAAACCGAGGTGTTGAGATTGTATTAA
- a CDS encoding OmpA family protein has translation MFGRYSRIIRTSRDNGNIWRIFTDLLSTILLFILLFFIYTNAVKHAELDLQQKQLKNLRLQVEKVIGVRQSIIEDIRKSFQNAGLDINIDKNTGDIVFSSDVLFEFNKADIRPEFKSNLDKFIPQYVNVLTSPKYISSVSEIVIEGHTDNIGDYNYNMDLSQKRANSIVNYILNNNFKNLDSYSKENLKNIITANGRSKSQLIKNSDGSVNQEKSRRVIFKFRLKDEESIKQIDSILSK, from the coding sequence ATGTTTGGCAGGTATAGTAGAATAATAAGAACATCAAGGGATAACGGGAATATATGGCGTATATTTACTGATCTTTTAAGTACCATATTGTTATTTATATTATTATTTTTTATCTATACTAATGCTGTAAAACATGCGGAATTGGATTTGCAGCAGAAACAATTAAAAAATCTCAGACTGCAGGTGGAAAAAGTAATAGGAGTAAGGCAAAGTATCATTGAGGATATAAGAAAATCTTTTCAAAATGCCGGGTTGGATATCAATATAGATAAGAATACAGGGGATATTGTGTTTAGCAGTGATGTACTTTTTGAATTCAATAAGGCTGATATAAGACCGGAATTTAAATCCAATCTGGACAAATTTATACCTCAATATGTTAATGTGCTTACTTCCCCTAAGTATATAAGTTCAGTTTCGGAAATAGTTATTGAAGGACATACCGATAATATAGGAGATTATAATTACAATATGGACCTGTCACAGAAAAGGGCAAACAGCATAGTAAACTATATATTAAATAATAACTTTAAAAATTTAGACAGCTATAGTAAAGAGAACCTAAAAAATATTATTACTGCAAATGGAAGATCCAAAAGTCAGCTTATTAAAAATTCTGATGGAAGTGTAAATCAGGAAAAATCAAGAAGAGTAATATTCAAGTTTAGATTAAAAGATGAAGAGTCTATTAAACAAATAGACAGTATTCTTTCAAAATAA
- a CDS encoding Hsp70 family protein yields the protein MSAVVGIDLGTTNSVISCVKRGKVETILLDGKNTFPSVVSISNGKIITGYPAKAKLIMDPSNTVGSTKRDMGKDITYIIGKQKMTPQDIACEILKAIKEKAEFTLGEEITQAVITTPAYFTSEQRKATKNAARKAGFNVLRLMAEPSAAAVSYGINQNKDQIIMVYDLGGGTFDVSIMKIRGNKFEAIAIDGDFRLGGDDFDEKICSVLYKRIKEDTKIDIEVGKEREHMAARQKIKEAAENAKIELSSKENTSVIIPNILRDYHLDFELTRDEYYNLIKPLIDKTIEKVKSVLKDANMTPEDIDRLILVGGATKTPIIKEILKKEIRDPFTAPNVDEVVSNGAAILALSLSNSIASEESSTITDIFKEEFVLDEKVNFSYGVALLNSQNVLEFCPVVHKNTLLPCQAGLIAYTVDEYQKVVTFRVFRGEHKELEKDEEIGQLKISITRPEKEEVAVGAIFEMDDDNIIHFTGVELMENSYTMPIIHSAYENDGQLDLNLVEELIRSEKIKSEKIDIKAKS from the coding sequence ATGTCAGCAGTTGTAGGTATTGATTTAGGTACTACTAATTCAGTTATTTCTTGTGTAAAAAGGGGAAAGGTAGAAACTATACTTTTAGATGGGAAAAATACTTTTCCGTCCGTAGTATCAATTAGTAACGGCAAAATTATTACAGGATATCCAGCCAAAGCCAAGCTTATAATGGATCCTTCAAATACCGTAGGTTCAACAAAAAGGGATATGGGAAAGGACATTACGTATATTATAGGGAAGCAAAAAATGACTCCACAGGATATAGCCTGTGAAATATTAAAGGCTATAAAGGAAAAAGCAGAATTTACACTGGGAGAAGAAATCACCCAGGCAGTAATAACTACACCGGCATATTTTACATCGGAACAGAGAAAGGCAACAAAAAATGCAGCTAGGAAAGCTGGATTTAATGTGCTTAGGTTAATGGCAGAACCATCTGCCGCGGCAGTAAGCTATGGTATAAATCAAAATAAGGATCAAATTATAATGGTATATGATTTAGGGGGAGGAACCTTTGATGTTTCAATAATGAAGATAAGGGGAAATAAATTTGAAGCTATTGCCATTGACGGAGATTTCAGACTTGGGGGAGATGATTTTGATGAAAAAATATGCAGTGTTTTATATAAGAGAATAAAGGAAGATACTAAAATTGATATTGAAGTTGGAAAAGAAAGGGAACATATGGCTGCAAGACAGAAAATTAAAGAGGCTGCTGAAAATGCTAAAATTGAGCTATCTTCAAAGGAAAATACCTCAGTTATCATCCCTAATATTTTAAGAGATTATCATCTGGATTTTGAATTAACAAGGGATGAATATTATAATTTGATAAAACCCCTCATTGATAAAACCATAGAAAAAGTGAAAAGTGTATTAAAAGATGCCAATATGACTCCAGAAGATATTGACAGATTGATTTTAGTGGGGGGAGCTACCAAGACTCCAATAATTAAAGAGATTTTAAAAAAGGAAATAAGAGATCCATTTACCGCACCCAATGTAGATGAAGTAGTATCCAATGGAGCTGCCATATTAGCTTTAAGTCTTTCAAATTCTATAGCCAGTGAAGAAAGCAGTACTATTACAGATATATTTAAAGAAGAGTTTGTGCTGGATGAAAAAGTTAATTTTAGTTATGGAGTAGCTCTTTTAAATAGCCAGAATGTACTGGAATTTTGTCCGGTTGTTCATAAAAATACGTTATTACCCTGCCAGGCAGGCTTGATTGCCTATACTGTGGATGAATATCAAAAAGTTGTTACATTTAGAGTTTTTAGGGGAGAGCATAAAGAACTGGAAAAGGATGAAGAAATAGGACAATTAAAAATTTCTATTACTAGGCCTGAAAAAGAAGAAGTAGCAGTAGGTGCTATTTTTGAGATGGACGATGACAATATAATCCACTTTACAGGAGTAGAATTGATGGAAAACAGTTATACAATGCCTATTATACACAGTGCTTATGAAAATGATGGACAACTAGATTTGAATTTAGTTGAAGAATTAATTAGAAGTGAAAAAATCAAGTCTGAAAAAATTGATATAAAGGCCAAATCATAA
- a CDS encoding Hsp70 family protein, translated as MAGLEIKYSKYKLGIDLGTSTSVVSVYENGKTRVLKINGKECMPSVVSFIDKNTKLIGEEAKGRAMLDPSNTVSSIKRHMGEEGYKLSIFEEPYSPEQIASEILSKLVDAAYEQKDFEPEGSLYDVVICVPANFTDNAKLATKKAAEMAGLNVLALLEEPVAAAIMYGFDSNKDQNVLVYDLGGGTFDVCVLKIQTKKNNADRDKYEILSKEGISKLGGDDFDRSIMEIINEDFKLKNKGIDLLDMEKDQGISKKKMKAAGQKLKEIAENVKIELSFKNSASVLFPNIIQTGEGELLHLDMEIARDTFEQAISHLVDKTYEIVKLALDNAKLSMEDIDKVILVGGSSLVPLVKNRIKEVFKVEPYSDFNPITIVAEGAAIFAASMGTPGEGDVFNIVTHNLGIMTEGMEFSNIIEKGTEIPKKASVVREKEYKTQKDEQTEVIIYVYQSSEDIAFVNEKDDEGREKAVFIGEFKLSNIPPAPKGEQKITVKFEVNEENIIKVTATALGTDSKEEITLNVVKE; from the coding sequence ATGGCAGGACTAGAAATAAAGTATAGTAAATACAAATTAGGTATAGATTTAGGTACTTCAACTTCAGTAGTTTCAGTATATGAAAATGGCAAAACCAGGGTGCTTAAAATAAATGGAAAAGAGTGCATGCCCTCTGTGGTATCATTTATTGATAAGAATACAAAACTTATAGGAGAAGAGGCCAAGGGCAGAGCTATGCTTGATCCTTCAAATACCGTAAGTTCTATTAAAAGACATATGGGAGAAGAGGGATATAAGCTGTCTATTTTTGAAGAACCCTATAGTCCAGAGCAAATAGCTTCAGAAATTCTTTCAAAACTTGTAGATGCAGCTTATGAGCAGAAGGACTTTGAACCGGAAGGAAGTTTATATGATGTGGTAATATGTGTGCCAGCCAATTTTACAGATAATGCAAAATTAGCCACTAAGAAGGCAGCGGAAATGGCAGGCTTAAATGTGTTGGCTCTTTTGGAAGAACCTGTAGCTGCAGCTATTATGTATGGATTTGACTCAAATAAGGATCAAAATGTTCTAGTATATGATTTGGGAGGAGGAACTTTTGATGTCTGTGTACTGAAGATACAGACCAAGAAAAATAATGCAGATAGGGATAAGTATGAGATTTTATCTAAAGAAGGCATATCAAAGCTTGGGGGAGATGATTTTGACAGAAGTATTATGGAAATTATAAATGAGGATTTTAAATTAAAAAATAAAGGCATTGACTTATTGGATATGGAAAAAGATCAGGGGATCAGCAAGAAAAAAATGAAGGCCGCAGGGCAAAAACTAAAAGAAATTGCGGAAAATGTGAAAATTGAGTTGAGTTTTAAAAATAGCGCCAGTGTACTTTTCCCTAATATAATACAGACAGGAGAAGGAGAACTTTTGCATTTGGATATGGAAATTGCCAGAGATACTTTTGAACAAGCTATTTCTCATCTGGTTGATAAAACCTATGAAATTGTAAAATTAGCACTTGATAATGCGAAACTTTCTATGGAAGATATTGATAAAGTAATCCTGGTAGGGGGATCTTCTTTAGTGCCTTTAGTTAAAAATAGAATTAAAGAAGTTTTCAAAGTAGAGCCCTATAGTGATTTTAATCCTATTACCATAGTAGCAGAAGGAGCGGCAATATTTGCAGCTTCCATGGGAACCCCTGGCGAGGGAGATGTTTTTAATATTGTAACTCATAATCTAGGTATCATGACAGAGGGGATGGAATTTTCGAATATAATAGAAAAGGGTACAGAAATTCCTAAAAAAGCTTCTGTAGTCAGGGAAAAAGAATATAAGACCCAAAAAGATGAACAGACAGAAGTTATTATATATGTATATCAATCCTCAGAGGACATAGCTTTTGTAAATGAAAAAGATGATGAAGGCAGGGAAAAGGCTGTATTTATAGGAGAGTTCAAGCTAAGTAATATTCCTCCTGCGCCAAAGGGAGAACAGAAAATAACTGTTAAGTTTGAAGTGAATGAAGAAAATATTATAAAAGTAACTGCCACTGCTTTAGGTACGGATTCCAAGGAAGAAATAACTTTAAATGTAGTTAAGGAATAG
- a CDS encoding DUF6273 domain-containing protein, giving the protein MKKDVEIVLKNLIEEYGMELCSNKIKLMGLLMDLCSQYEREVRILIKVLDTNIISEILKGTKKEINEYEHNQLVNNLELTREDALWALETWFKSINFKYPNIEKDDGVLELKKNEKIKSGATTRIKYVLICFIIGIIVLYAGIFFIPNQVKDEHLSISTGDYIEFGKYNGSPILWRVINKDVNGYMLFSEKIICFKAFDASGDKTDGRGDEDRIGFGSNYWEKSNLRQWLNSYDREVNYSTQLPDKNHVSHNSYDKQPGFLYNFTYKERNSIKQVTHKCILARIDKDAMDGGTELYEYNIEIADCIANYDSSYYENVTDKVFLLSTEEVKNFVYDRTWEYKKSSTEDNSISWYWLRIPSADYSDIIRAVGEGGIYGDNANDGTGGVAPALYLKSEVTPINGEGTKDSPYRVMK; this is encoded by the coding sequence ATGAAAAAAGATGTGGAAATAGTATTGAAAAACTTAATTGAAGAGTACGGCATGGAGCTTTGCAGCAACAAAATAAAGTTGATGGGGCTTTTAATGGATCTGTGCAGCCAGTATGAGAGAGAAGTTAGAATTTTAATTAAGGTTTTAGATACAAATATTATATCTGAAATTTTAAAGGGCACTAAAAAAGAAATAAATGAATATGAGCATAACCAATTAGTGAATAACTTAGAGTTGACAAGAGAAGATGCTCTATGGGCTTTAGAGACCTGGTTTAAATCCATAAATTTTAAATACCCAAATATTGAAAAAGATGATGGTGTATTGGAATTGAAAAAAAATGAGAAAATTAAATCAGGAGCAACTACAAGAATAAAGTATGTTCTTATCTGTTTTATTATTGGAATAATTGTTTTATATGCGGGAATTTTTTTTATCCCCAATCAGGTTAAAGATGAACATTTATCAATAAGTACAGGAGATTATATTGAATTTGGAAAATATAATGGCAGTCCTATATTATGGAGGGTAATAAATAAAGATGTAAATGGATATATGCTTTTTTCGGAAAAAATAATCTGTTTTAAAGCTTTTGATGCCAGTGGAGATAAAACAGATGGCAGAGGAGATGAGGATAGGATAGGTTTTGGAAGTAACTATTGGGAGAAATCCAATTTAAGACAGTGGCTTAATTCTTATGATAGAGAAGTGAACTACAGCACTCAATTACCAGATAAGAATCATGTATCCCATAATTCTTATGATAAACAACCAGGGTTTCTGTATAATTTTACATATAAAGAGAGAAATAGTATAAAACAAGTAACCCACAAGTGTATACTGGCTCGTATAGATAAGGATGCAATGGATGGAGGTACAGAATTGTATGAATATAATATAGAAATTGCAGATTGTATAGCAAATTATGATTCCAGTTATTATGAAAATGTTACAGATAAAGTTTTTTTACTTTCAACAGAGGAAGTGAAAAATTTTGTCTATGATAGAACATGGGAGTATAAAAAAAGCTCCACAGAAGATAACAGTATTTCCTGGTACTGGTTACGCATTCCTTCTGCAGATTATTCTGATATTATACGGGCAGTAGGAGAAGGTGGTATATATGGTGATAATGCAAATGATGGTACAGGTGGGGTGGCACCTGCTTTATATTTAAAAAGTGAAGTAACTCCAATTAATGGTGAGGGAACTAAAGATAGCCCTTATAGGGTTATGAAGTAA
- a CDS encoding MotA/TolQ/ExbB proton channel family protein: protein MIGLTNFIKGIFSSDVSTAIFFIEVIMFSVDIFLYRIVYGGLKNMDEGISKKSFFGIEDIVEGYKDIVSRSDYINTRSYIEAYFSNYKYLSHNRLFNKLDIPVINIISVIHMTISVFILMGVLGTFTGLTISLNSLRTGEFTVDNISPILSGMGVAFYASIVGIAFSLILTFITRVFDAEQLLMNIMVKLQNYMDNNLRKNNFREFFEKTEAAIEKLSASNDKTINEFGKTSREIMNKSLDTMEKAYEFVKKFSDFPKEFEKSMEYMTNFNKKLKESVEGFDLIFKGFSKLTSTLNKSMDNLDKKFDILDDCIMDINKGQKKVEKSYVDIYEKLDKLTYDFYASLDNLESHQKNFLEEMKNLYEDIKVKYYEFKTYVVAYNEQKSEIFAQIYKDMKEYQSNHDTILNNIADKVEYFSEEYKK, encoded by the coding sequence ATGATAGGTTTGACCAATTTTATAAAGGGAATATTCAGCAGTGATGTTAGTACTGCAATTTTTTTCATAGAAGTTATAATGTTTTCAGTTGATATATTTCTCTATAGGATAGTTTATGGAGGACTAAAAAATATGGATGAAGGCATCTCCAAAAAATCTTTTTTTGGTATAGAAGATATAGTAGAGGGATATAAAGATATTGTAAGTAGATCAGATTATATAAACACCAGATCCTATATAGAGGCTTACTTTTCAAATTATAAATACTTATCACATAACAGGCTATTCAATAAGTTAGATATTCCTGTAATAAATATTATAAGTGTAATTCATATGACCATATCTGTGTTTATTCTTATGGGAGTTCTGGGAACATTTACAGGCCTTACCATATCTTTAAATTCTCTTAGAACGGGGGAATTTACTGTAGACAATATAAGTCCTATATTGTCGGGTATGGGAGTAGCCTTTTATGCCAGTATAGTTGGTATTGCATTTTCATTAATACTTACATTTATCACCAGAGTGTTTGATGCTGAACAACTACTTATGAATATTATGGTCAAGCTTCAGAATTATATGGATAATAACCTGCGTAAAAATAATTTTCGTGAGTTCTTTGAAAAAACAGAAGCAGCTATTGAAAAGTTATCTGCTTCAAATGATAAAACCATAAATGAATTTGGAAAAACCTCGAGAGAAATTATGAATAAGTCTTTAGACACCATGGAAAAAGCTTATGAATTTGTGAAGAAGTTTTCTGATTTTCCAAAGGAATTTGAAAAATCTATGGAATACATGACAAATTTTAATAAAAAATTAAAGGAATCTGTGGAAGGGTTTGATTTGATTTTTAAAGGCTTTAGTAAACTTACAAGCACCCTCAATAAAAGTATGGATAATTTGGATAAAAAATTTGATATTTTAGATGATTGTATTATGGATATTAATAAAGGTCAAAAAAAGGTGGAAAAAAGTTATGTGGATATATACGAAAAATTAGATAAATTAACCTATGATTTTTATGCTTCTCTTGATAATTTAGAAAGTCACCAAAAAAATTTTTTAGAAGAAATGAAGAATCTTTATGAGGATATAAAAGTGAAATATTATGAATTTAAAACCTATGTGGTTGCCTATAATGAACAAAAAAGTGAAATATTTGCCCAGATATATAAAGATATGAAGGAGTACCAGAGCAATCATGATACTATTTTAAATAATATAGCTGACAAGGTGGAATATTTTAGTGAAGAGTATAAAAAGTAA